TCAAGCAGTTGCTCATGGTGTCGGGCATGGAGCGTTACTACCAGATCGCCCGGTGCTACCGGGATGAGGATTTCCGCGCTGACCGTCAGCCCGAGTTCACCCAGCTCGACGTCGAGATGAGCTTCGTCGACCAGGATGATGTCATCGCCCTGGCCGAGGAGATCATGGCGGCCTGCTGGAAGATCATCGGCGTTGACATGCCGACACCGCTGCCGCGCATCACCTGGCACGAGGCCATGGACCGTTATGGCTCTGACAAGCCAGATCTGCGTTTCGGCAACGAGATCACCGAGGTCACCGACTTCTTCGCCAACACGCCTTTCCGCGTCTTCCAGGCTCCCTACGTCGGTGCCGTCGTCATGCCTGGGGGAGCCTCCCTGCCGCGCCGTCAGTTCGACGCCTGGCAGGAGTGGGCTCGTACCCGAGGCGCCAAGGGGCTGGCCTACATCACCATTTCTGATGAGGGTGTGCCAGGCGGCCCGGTCGCCAAGAACATCTCCGACCAGGAGAAGGCCGGTATCGCCGAGAAGGTCGGTGCCAAGCCCGGTGACGCCATCTTCTTCGCCGCCGGTCCGAAGACTTCCTCCCAGGAGTTGCTCGGTGCGGCCCGCCTGGAGATCGGCCGTCGTTGCGAGCTCTTCGACCCGGCCGACTGGGCCTTCTGCTGGGTGGTCGACGCCCCGCTGTTCAAGCCCACCAAGGAGGCCGAGGCATCCGGTGACGTCGCGGTTGGCGGCGGCGCCTGGACTGCTGTTCACCATGCGTTCACCAGCCCGACCCCCGAGTGCATGGACACCTTTGACACCGATCCCGGTTCGGCTCTCGCCTACGCCTACGACTTCGTCGTCAATGGCAACGAGGTCGGCGGCGGATCCATCCGTATTCACCGCCGTGACGTCCAGGAGCGTGTCTTCAACGTCATGGGCATCGGTGAGCAGGAGGCTCAGGAGAAGTTCGGCTTCCTCCTCGACGCCTTCAAGTTCGGCGCCCCGCCGCACGGTGGCATCGCCTTCGGTCTGGACCGTCTGGTCATGCTGTTGGGCGGCTTCGAGAC
The genomic region above belongs to Cutibacterium equinum and contains:
- the aspS gene encoding aspartate--tRNA ligase, which translates into the protein MLRTHDAGSLRASDIGKEVTLAGWVGHRRDHGGVAFIDLRDASGLAQVVIRDEILESSGAHDLRNEYCIKVTGVVEARPEGNANPNLPTGEIEVAISELEVLNSSAPLPFQIDEHVTVGEDARLKYRYLDLRRPRQHEALVLRSKVTHAIREVLDRHNFYDIETPTLTRSTPEGARDFLVPARLAPGCWYALPQSPQLFKQLLMVSGMERYYQIARCYRDEDFRADRQPEFTQLDVEMSFVDQDDVIALAEEIMAACWKIIGVDMPTPLPRITWHEAMDRYGSDKPDLRFGNEITEVTDFFANTPFRVFQAPYVGAVVMPGGASLPRRQFDAWQEWARTRGAKGLAYITISDEGVPGGPVAKNISDQEKAGIAEKVGAKPGDAIFFAAGPKTSSQELLGAARLEIGRRCELFDPADWAFCWVVDAPLFKPTKEAEASGDVAVGGGAWTAVHHAFTSPTPECMDTFDTDPGSALAYAYDFVVNGNEVGGGSIRIHRRDVQERVFNVMGIGEQEAQEKFGFLLDAFKFGAPPHGGIAFGLDRLVMLLGGFETIRDVIAFPKTGNGYDPLTAAPAPITPAQRREAGVDAKPKKKAESPEGKDEANASTK